The proteins below are encoded in one region of Oscillatoria salina IIICB1:
- a CDS encoding Rqc2 family fibronectin-binding protein encodes MQPVDFTTLTAARAELLAEWVPAKIEQVYQRDRYNLTICLRTLKKRGWIDICWHPQAARICVGDPPPRIPDTFAFSDRLRHQLKGLALINLDFLAPWERVLDLQFAQRPGEIPIWHLYVEVMGKYSNVILTDAQNTIVTTARQISAKQSSVRPIQTGQPYEVPPPLTNTAPSLSESLPRWQERVSLVPGKLARQLLKSYRGLSPNLARSLVRSANLDPEQSNQSLSEADWEKIGQKWQEWLQILENADFTPGWTKDGYTVLGWNLIEPTENVSTLLNTYYTNEFNRQTFAQLHHQLQQKIANLLQKQRQKAEKFVLRLQESDEADEYRQQADLLMAHLQAWEPGMKSITLTDFETGEPVEITLNPEKNAVQNAQALYKRHQKLKRARTAVEPLLREVEAEISYLEQVEDHLAQLSTYHSPEDLHTLEEIRDELIQEGYLDAPQRRSSRSDESQPYRFQTPSGFELLIGRNNRQNDYLTFRTASDYDLWFHTQEIAGSHVLLRLDPGAVASDRDLQFAADLTARYSRARQSEMVPVVYTEPKNVYKPKGAKPGMAIYKHERVLWGQPHRANIYLNGDE; translated from the coding sequence ATGCAACCTGTTGATTTTACAACTTTAACTGCGGCGCGTGCGGAATTGCTAGCTGAGTGGGTTCCGGCGAAAATTGAACAAGTATATCAACGCGATCGCTATAATCTCACGATTTGTTTGCGTACTCTGAAAAAACGTGGCTGGATTGATATCTGTTGGCATCCCCAAGCTGCAAGAATTTGTGTTGGAGATCCACCACCGAGAATACCGGATACTTTTGCGTTTAGCGATCGCTTACGACATCAATTGAAGGGTTTGGCTTTAATTAATCTTGATTTTCTTGCACCTTGGGAACGAGTTTTGGATCTACAATTTGCTCAACGTCCTGGCGAGATCCCGATTTGGCATCTTTATGTCGAGGTGATGGGTAAGTATAGTAATGTTATCCTCACTGATGCTCAGAATACGATTGTCACTACTGCTCGTCAGATTAGCGCTAAACAATCGAGTGTGCGTCCTATCCAAACGGGTCAACCTTACGAAGTTCCACCACCTCTAACTAATACTGCTCCTAGTTTGTCTGAGTCTTTACCTCGTTGGCAAGAGCGAGTAAGCTTGGTTCCAGGTAAGTTGGCTCGTCAGTTACTTAAAAGTTATCGTGGTTTGAGTCCGAACTTGGCGCGATCGCTGGTAAGATCGGCAAATCTCGATCCAGAACAGTCTAATCAATCTTTGTCTGAAGCAGATTGGGAAAAAATTGGCCAAAAATGGCAAGAATGGCTACAAATTCTCGAAAATGCTGATTTTACTCCCGGTTGGACTAAGGATGGTTATACGGTTCTCGGTTGGAATTTAATTGAACCCACGGAAAACGTTTCTACCCTGCTCAATACTTACTATACCAACGAATTTAATCGCCAAACCTTCGCTCAACTCCACCATCAACTTCAACAAAAAATCGCTAATTTGCTGCAAAAACAACGTCAAAAAGCGGAAAAATTTGTCTTACGCTTGCAAGAGTCTGATGAAGCTGACGAATATCGCCAACAAGCCGATTTACTGATGGCGCATTTGCAAGCTTGGGAACCGGGAATGAAGTCAATTACGCTGACAGATTTTGAGACTGGCGAACCTGTGGAAATTACTCTCAACCCGGAAAAAAACGCCGTCCAAAACGCCCAAGCACTTTATAAGCGCCACCAAAAGCTAAAACGCGCCCGTACGGCGGTGGAACCTTTGCTGCGAGAAGTTGAAGCGGAAATTAGTTATTTAGAGCAAGTCGAAGATCACCTCGCTCAATTATCAACTTACCACAGTCCGGAAGACTTACACACCCTGGAAGAAATTCGCGACGAACTTATCCAAGAAGGATATCTCGACGCACCTCAACGACGCAGTAGTCGCAGCGACGAGTCTCAACCTTATCGTTTTCAGACTCCCTCTGGCTTTGAATTGTTAATTGGGCGTAATAACCGCCAAAATGACTACTTGACATTTCGCACTGCTTCTGATTATGACTTGTGGTTTCATACTCAAGAGATCGCTGGGAGTCATGTTCTGCTACGCTTAGATCCGGGAGCTGTTGCTAGCGATCGCGATTTGCAGTTTGCGGCTGACTTGACAGCGCGTTACAGTCGCGCGCGTCAAAGCGAAATGGTTCCCGTTGTTTATACCGAACCGAAAAACGTTTATAAACCTAAAGGTGCTAAACCCGGAATGGCAATTTACAAGCACGAACGAGTGTTGTGGGGACAGCCACATCGGGCAAATATCTATCTTAATGGGGATGAGTAA
- the remA gene encoding extracellular matrix/biofilm regulator RemA, translating to MDIQLINIGFGNIVSANRVVAIVSPESAPIKRIITDARDRGQLIDATYGRRTRAVIVTDSSHVILSAIQPETVAHRFVISKDSPANSN from the coding sequence ATGGATATTCAATTAATCAATATCGGTTTTGGTAATATAGTCTCGGCAAATCGCGTCGTCGCGATTGTTTCTCCAGAGTCCGCCCCAATTAAGCGTATCATTACAGATGCCCGCGATCGCGGGCAACTGATTGATGCTACCTACGGTCGTCGTACTCGTGCGGTGATCGTTACTGACTCTTCGCACGTTATTTTATCGGCGATTCAGCCAGAAACGGTAGCGCATCGCTTTGTGATTAGCAAAGACTCGCCAGCTAACAGTAACTAA
- the gmk gene encoding guanylate kinase: protein MTTGKLIVLTGPSGVGKGTLVRSLLARHPELYLSISATTRTPRPGEVEGKDYYFLSREQFEALIHSDNLLEWAEYAGNYYGTPKASVIEQIEQGGLVILEIEVVGARQIKQTFLDALLIFILPPSVEELERRLRGRGKDSSAAIEKRLKRAVEELAVADEFDLQVVNDNFEVALEEIETAIFAVNSKS from the coding sequence ATGACAACTGGTAAACTAATTGTGTTGACCGGACCGAGTGGCGTGGGAAAAGGCACGTTAGTGCGATCGCTCTTGGCTCGTCATCCAGAATTATACCTTTCCATCTCCGCTACTACCCGAACACCCCGTCCGGGTGAAGTTGAGGGAAAAGATTATTATTTCCTCTCTCGCGAACAGTTTGAAGCCCTCATCCACTCTGATAATTTATTAGAGTGGGCTGAATATGCTGGCAATTATTACGGCACTCCGAAAGCTTCTGTAATCGAGCAAATTGAGCAAGGTGGGTTGGTTATTTTAGAGATTGAAGTAGTTGGCGCCAGACAAATTAAACAAACTTTCCTCGATGCCTTACTAATCTTTATTCTACCGCCCTCTGTCGAAGAATTAGAGCGTCGATTACGAGGTAGAGGGAAAGATTCCTCAGCAGCAATTGAAAAGCGTTTAAAACGCGCCGTAGAAGAACTTGCGGTGGCTGATGAATTTGATTTACAAGTGGTTAATGATAATTTTGAAGTCGCCCTTGAGGAGATTGAAACTGCTATTTTTGCAGTAAACAGCAAAAGTTAG